In the genome of Falco naumanni isolate bFalNau1 chromosome W, bFalNau1.pat, whole genome shotgun sequence, one region contains:
- the LOC121080681 gene encoding uncharacterized protein LOC121080681 has protein sequence MMLTAVVLINLIVIGVAFVSKSLFDVRENVWVTLSRAVNTTTFCASVSTPSVPFLTCLVGVPLNDSDWITLNQSLSQTKITQLARAHKNLETLSCWIVKQANLTSRVLSDLADSLTTVQHAVLQNRMAIDFLLLAHGHGCEDFEGMCCMDLEDNSSSIHKEIKQLMEHSQKIQQDVGFFGLESLANWFGIGGWLKGLLQSVLLIVIIVVIGFICLSCALSCIRKLFERVTGPVFLVQKEKGGIVAEWMKENGHGTMEGLCDTTF, from the exons ATGATGTTAACAGCTGTTGTGTTAATTAATCTTATTGTTATAGGTGTAGCTTTTGTATCTAAATCACTGTTTGATGTGCGGGAAAATGTATGGGTAACCTTAAGCAGAGCTGTCAACACAACCACATTTTGTGCAAGCGTGTCAACTCCCAGTGTACCCTTTTTAACTTGTTTAGTAGGTGTGCCATTAAATGACTCAGATTGGATCACCCTTAACCAGTCTCTTAGCCAGACAAAGATTACCCAATTAGCTCGAG CCCATAAAAACTTAGAAACACTGTCTTGTTGGATAGTTAAACAAGCCAACCTCACCAGCCGGGTACTATCAGACCTAGCTGATAGCCTAACCACTGTTCAAcatgctgttttacaaaatcgCATGGCCATTGACTTTCtattattagcacatggacatgGCTGTGAAGATTTTGAAGGCATGTGTTGTATGGACCTTGAAGACAATTCCAGCTccatacacaaagaaattaaacagttgATGGAACATTCTCAAAAGATTCAACAAGATGTTGGATTCTTTGGCCTAGAAAGTTTAGCAAATTGGTTTGGAATAGGAGGCTGGTTAAAGGGACTTTTACAAAGTGTATTACTTATAGTGATAATTGTTGTCATCGGATTTATATGTTTAAGTTGTGCTCTCTCCTGTATTCGAAAATTGTTTGAACGTGTAACTGGACCAGTTTtccttgtccaaaaagaaaaagggggaattgttgcagaatggatgaaagagaaTGGCCACGGTACTATGGAAGGACTGTGTGATACGACTTTTTGA